The proteins below come from a single Pseudomonas chlororaphis genomic window:
- a CDS encoding gluconolactonase — translation MDASQSSTAADQGRRVFLKKSLVVSAAAATLGNLPGLAQAEPLSQRYPDPLINILDPSFMDLRIFNASVEKLATGLRWAEGPVWIGDGRYLLVSDIPNNRIVRWDEITGDLSVYREHSNFSNGMCRDRQGRLLVCEGSTTSSEGRRVTRTEHNGTITVLADSFEGKPLNSPNDIVCKKDGSIWFTDPPFQTGNNYEGHKVTPAQPHAVYRIDGETGTLSRVIDDLAGPNGLCFSPDEKILYVVEGRAKPNRLIWAITVKDDGTLGERRKHIEGLDYAAIDGIKCDESGNLWCGWGGNGDPKADLEKLDGVRVFNPQGKAIGHISLPERCPNVCFGGREGNRLFMAGSHSLYSLFVNTRGATFA, via the coding sequence ATGGATGCTTCGCAATCTTCAACCGCCGCCGATCAGGGGCGTCGGGTCTTCCTGAAAAAATCCCTGGTGGTTTCGGCGGCTGCCGCTACCTTGGGCAACCTGCCGGGGCTCGCCCAGGCCGAACCGCTGAGCCAGCGTTACCCGGACCCGTTGATCAATATCCTCGACCCTAGCTTCATGGACTTGCGCATCTTCAACGCCAGCGTGGAAAAGCTCGCCACCGGCCTGCGCTGGGCGGAAGGGCCGGTGTGGATCGGCGACGGTCGTTACCTGCTGGTCAGTGACATTCCCAACAACCGCATCGTGCGCTGGGATGAAATCACCGGCGATCTCTCGGTGTACCGCGAACACTCCAACTTCTCCAACGGCATGTGCCGGGATCGCCAGGGACGATTGCTGGTGTGCGAAGGTTCCACCACGTCCAGCGAAGGCCGGCGCGTGACCCGCACCGAGCACAACGGCACGATCACCGTGCTGGCGGACAGTTTCGAGGGCAAGCCGCTCAACTCGCCCAACGACATCGTCTGCAAGAAGGACGGTTCGATCTGGTTCACCGACCCGCCGTTCCAGACCGGCAACAACTACGAAGGGCACAAAGTCACGCCGGCCCAGCCCCATGCGGTGTACCGCATCGATGGCGAGACCGGTACGCTCAGCCGGGTGATCGACGACCTGGCGGGGCCGAACGGGCTGTGCTTTTCCCCGGACGAGAAAATCCTCTACGTGGTCGAAGGCCGGGCCAAGCCCAACCGCCTGATCTGGGCGATCACGGTCAAGGACGACGGCACCTTGGGCGAGCGGCGCAAGCACATCGAGGGCCTGGACTACGCCGCCATCGATGGCATCAAGTGCGACGAAAGCGGCAACCTCTGGTGCGGCTGGGGCGGCAACGGTGACCCCAAGGCCGACCTGGAAAAACTCGATGGCGTGCGGGTGTTCAACCCTCAAGGCAAGGCTATCGGGCACATCTCCCTGCCGGAGCGCTGCCCCAATGTCTGCTTTGGCGGCCGGGAAGGTAACCGGTTGTTCATGGCGGGCAGCCATTCGTTGTATTCACTGTTCGTGAATACGCGGGGGGCGACGTTCGCCTGA
- a CDS encoding GCN5 family acetyltransferase yields MTLRIERTDAPTDEERQAILAPLRAYNSAQTGATVPELVALLIRDEHSTEVVGGLYGRIFFRWLYIELLVVPEQARGQGTGSTLMQMAEDLAREKNCVGIFLDTFDFQAPAFYRKQGFTEVGHIDDYPPGHQHFFFQKRLKAAD; encoded by the coding sequence ATGACGCTGCGAATCGAACGCACCGATGCGCCCACCGACGAGGAGCGCCAGGCCATTCTCGCGCCGCTGCGCGCCTACAACAGCGCCCAGACCGGCGCCACGGTGCCCGAGCTCGTCGCCTTGCTGATACGCGACGAGCACAGCACTGAAGTCGTCGGCGGGCTCTACGGGCGAATATTTTTCCGCTGGCTCTACATCGAGTTGCTGGTCGTGCCGGAACAGGCCCGCGGCCAAGGCACGGGCTCGACCCTGATGCAAATGGCCGAAGACCTGGCGCGGGAGAAAAACTGCGTGGGCATTTTTCTGGACACCTTCGACTTCCAGGCACCGGCGTTCTATCGCAAGCAAGGCTTCACGGAAGTCGGCCACATCGACGACTACCCTCCGGGCCACCAGCACTTTTTCTTCCAGAAGCGCCTGAAAGCTGCGGACTGA
- a CDS encoding lactate permease codes for MVWQQVYDPFGNAVLSTLLAAVPVVVMLASLAFFHIKAHLAALLALASALLIAIFAFGMPAGMAGSAALYGAANGLLPIGWIVLNIIFLHRLTTENGSFKVLQDSLARITDDRRLQLLLIAFCFGAFFEGAAGFGTPVAVTGAILIGLGFSPLAASGLALIANTAPVAFGALGTPIITLAKVTGLDEMELSMMVGRQLPFFSVIVPFWLIWAFAGWRKMLEIWPAILVAGVSFAIPQFLVSNYHGPMLVDVIAALISMACLTGFLKVWKPATVHTSAALSGRVDDSKIEASEQAQPVAGGAFASDARPAVLRAWMPWIILTVFVFAWGTQGFKNLFDTRPALDPQTQSVKLDQQGKPVREANPLFSPMLTFTTLHQQIEKVPPVVPQPKTEEAIYKFNWFTATGSGIFLAAILGGLLMGYSIPQLLRQYLRTLWVVRYSLITIVAMLALGFLTRYSGLDATMGLAFAATGIFYPMFGTLLGWLGVALTGSDTASNVLFGGLQRVTAEQLGISPVLMAAANSSGGVMGKMVDAQSIVVASTATRWYGHEGEILRYVFFHSVVLAILVGGLVTLQAYVVPFSRMVVGGH; via the coding sequence ATGGTCTGGCAACAAGTCTACGATCCCTTCGGTAATGCAGTGCTGTCGACGCTCCTGGCGGCGGTCCCGGTGGTGGTGATGCTGGCGTCCCTGGCGTTCTTTCATATCAAGGCGCACCTGGCGGCGCTGCTGGCCTTGGCGTCGGCCCTGCTGATCGCGATCTTCGCCTTCGGCATGCCCGCCGGGATGGCCGGGTCGGCGGCGTTGTACGGCGCGGCCAACGGCCTGTTACCCATTGGCTGGATCGTGCTCAACATCATTTTCCTGCACCGACTGACCACCGAGAACGGCTCGTTCAAGGTCCTGCAGGATTCCCTCGCACGCATCACCGACGACCGGCGCCTGCAATTGCTGCTGATCGCCTTCTGCTTCGGCGCATTCTTCGAAGGCGCGGCCGGCTTCGGTACGCCGGTGGCGGTGACCGGGGCCATCTTGATCGGCCTGGGCTTCTCGCCCCTGGCCGCCTCGGGCCTGGCCTTGATCGCCAACACCGCGCCCGTGGCGTTCGGCGCCCTGGGCACGCCCATCATCACCCTAGCCAAGGTCACCGGCCTGGATGAAATGGAGCTGTCGATGATGGTCGGCCGGCAACTGCCGTTCTTCTCGGTCATCGTCCCGTTCTGGCTGATCTGGGCATTCGCCGGCTGGCGCAAGATGCTGGAAATCTGGCCGGCGATCCTGGTGGCCGGCGTCAGCTTCGCCATCCCGCAGTTCCTGGTCTCCAACTACCACGGGCCGATGCTGGTGGACGTGATTGCCGCGCTGATTTCCATGGCCTGCCTGACCGGCTTCCTCAAGGTCTGGAAACCGGCCACGGTGCACACCTCCGCCGCGCTGTCGGGGCGGGTCGATGACTCGAAGATCGAGGCCAGCGAGCAGGCGCAGCCCGTCGCCGGCGGTGCGTTCGCCAGCGATGCGCGCCCGGCCGTGCTGCGGGCGTGGATGCCGTGGATCATCCTCACCGTGTTCGTCTTCGCCTGGGGCACCCAGGGCTTCAAGAACCTGTTCGACACCCGTCCGGCGCTCGACCCGCAGACCCAGTCGGTCAAGCTGGATCAGCAAGGCAAGCCGGTGCGCGAGGCCAATCCGCTGTTCTCGCCGATGCTGACATTCACTACCCTGCACCAGCAGATCGAGAAAGTCCCGCCGGTGGTGCCACAACCGAAAACCGAGGAAGCGATCTACAAGTTCAACTGGTTCACCGCCACCGGCAGCGGCATCTTCCTGGCGGCCATCCTCGGCGGCCTGCTGATGGGCTATTCGATCCCGCAACTGCTGCGCCAGTACCTGCGCACGCTCTGGGTGGTGCGCTATTCGCTGATCACCATCGTGGCGATGCTGGCCCTGGGGTTCCTCACGCGCTATTCGGGACTGGACGCCACCATGGGTCTGGCCTTCGCCGCGACGGGCATCTTCTACCCAATGTTCGGCACACTGCTGGGCTGGCTCGGCGTGGCGCTGACCGGTTCGGACACGGCGTCCAACGTGCTGTTCGGTGGCTTGCAGCGGGTCACGGCGGAACAGTTGGGGATCAGCCCGGTGCTGATGGCGGCGGCGAACAGTTCCGGCGGGGTGATGGGCAAGATGGTCGATGCGCAATCGATCGTGGTCGCCTCAACCGCGACTCGCTGGTACGGCCATGAAGGGGAAATCCTGCGCTACGTATTCTTCCACTCGGTCGTGCTGGCGATCCTGGTGGGCGGGCTGGTGACGTTGCAGGCGTATGTGGTGCCGTTCAGTCGGATGGTGGTCGGGGGGCACTGA
- a CDS encoding sulfur relay protein DsrH, translating into MSTLHVLSHSPFGDSRFASCLRILGEHDALLLCGDATYALRPGTAPFETLLGRGLKLFVLAEDVQARALQAPDWAKAIDYPAFVELSIEHDKVNTWL; encoded by the coding sequence ATGTCGACCTTGCACGTATTGTCTCACTCGCCCTTCGGCGACTCTCGTTTCGCCAGTTGCTTGCGCATACTCGGCGAACACGATGCCCTGCTGCTGTGCGGCGACGCGACGTATGCCCTACGACCTGGCACCGCGCCGTTTGAAACCCTGCTGGGCCGCGGCCTGAAACTGTTCGTGCTCGCTGAAGACGTCCAGGCCCGCGCCTTGCAAGCGCCAGACTGGGCCAAGGCCATCGACTATCCGGCCTTCGTCGAACTGTCGATCGAGCATGACAAGGTCAACACCTGGCTATGA
- a CDS encoding sulfurtransferase TusE, which yields MNTLNVGERAIALDKDGYLADLDDWSADVATALAATEEIELSPEHWEILELLRGFYREFQLSPATRPLIKYTALKLGADKGNSLHLNRLFKGTPAKLAAKLAGLPKPTNCL from the coding sequence ATGAACACGTTGAATGTGGGCGAACGCGCCATCGCGCTGGACAAGGACGGCTACCTGGCCGACCTGGACGACTGGTCGGCCGATGTCGCCACGGCCCTGGCCGCCACCGAAGAAATCGAACTGAGCCCCGAGCACTGGGAAATCCTCGAACTGCTGCGCGGCTTCTACCGCGAGTTCCAGCTCTCCCCCGCGACCCGGCCACTGATCAAGTACACCGCGCTGAAATTGGGCGCGGACAAAGGCAACAGCCTGCACTTGAACCGACTGTTCAAAGGCACTCCCGCCAAACTTGCCGCCAAGCTGGCGGGCCTGCCCAAACCGACGAATTGCCTATGA
- a CDS encoding alginate lyase → MIDLTVWNITLPVQTPALTVATKAMPTLQSPYFNRNGERIVFWAPVTGSHTGKSDFPRSELRETGKDGKLRNWRYNSGLNTLNGTLSVNQVPSEGRVVVAQIHAKDAPAPLLKLVYRYAKGTGNLDVEYRVKPKDVKSPVLFSVPNMALNKAFTYALQMDKQGTLTVLINSLGKQVKLNPSWYAYDFYFKAGVYTLDNVGYASEGGKVTYTRLDVGHK, encoded by the coding sequence ATGATTGACCTGACTGTCTGGAACATCACCCTGCCCGTGCAAACGCCGGCCCTGACCGTAGCCACCAAGGCCATGCCGACGCTGCAGAGCCCGTATTTCAACCGCAACGGCGAGCGCATCGTGTTCTGGGCACCGGTGACCGGTTCCCACACCGGCAAAAGCGACTTCCCGCGCTCCGAACTGCGGGAAACCGGTAAGGACGGCAAGCTGCGCAACTGGCGCTACAACAGTGGCCTCAACACCCTCAACGGCACCTTGTCGGTAAACCAGGTACCGTCGGAAGGACGGGTCGTGGTGGCGCAGATCCACGCCAAGGACGCCCCCGCCCCGCTGCTGAAACTGGTGTATCGCTACGCCAAGGGCACCGGCAACCTCGACGTGGAATACCGGGTCAAGCCCAAGGACGTGAAGAGCCCGGTGCTCTTCAGCGTGCCGAACATGGCGCTGAACAAAGCCTTCACCTATGCGTTGCAGATGGACAAGCAAGGCACGCTCACCGTGCTGATCAACAGCCTCGGCAAGCAGGTCAAGCTGAACCCTTCCTGGTACGCCTACGACTTTTACTTCAAGGCCGGCGTCTACACCCTGGACAACGTCGGGTACGCCAGCGAAGGCGGGAAAGTGACCTACACCAGGCTGGACGTCGGCCATAAATGA
- a CDS encoding membrane protein, with amino-acid sequence MTLATAAPTPLPRHLAVLVLLCMGCAFAGNHVAARAAFDDGAGVLLAILLRSGGTLLVLAALVLWQRQSLRLPRGAWRWQLTLGLLIGAQSLCLYSAVARVPVALALLVGNLFPILLALLTWALGGPRPTARTAALMGMILVGLVFVLEVPARLASEQSVGPQWLVGVGLAFCAACVFACALWITDHKLSQVRGSVRSLLTIFIVFSSVNLAGLTGALPGGFDLPASSTGWLALATLVVLYGTGFTVLFICVPRLDMPRNAPVMNIEPLATLLIGWLVLDQMLNPGQVLGGAIVVTGIVLLTYRKVERDKAPVAGVAGRN; translated from the coding sequence ATGACCCTCGCTACTGCCGCTCCCACTCCACTTCCCCGGCACCTCGCGGTGCTTGTCCTGCTGTGCATGGGCTGCGCCTTTGCCGGTAATCATGTCGCCGCCCGGGCCGCCTTCGACGACGGTGCCGGCGTGTTGCTGGCGATCCTGCTGCGCTCGGGCGGGACCTTGCTGGTGCTGGCCGCCCTGGTGCTGTGGCAACGCCAGAGCCTGCGCCTGCCCCGCGGTGCGTGGCGCTGGCAGCTGACGCTGGGGTTGTTGATCGGTGCCCAGAGCCTATGCCTCTACTCCGCCGTGGCGCGGGTGCCCGTGGCGTTGGCGCTGCTGGTCGGCAACCTCTTTCCGATTCTGCTGGCGCTGCTCACCTGGGCACTGGGTGGGCCCCGCCCGACCGCGCGCACCGCCGCGCTGATGGGGATGATCCTGGTGGGCCTGGTGTTCGTACTGGAGGTGCCGGCGCGGCTCGCCTCTGAACAGAGCGTCGGCCCGCAATGGCTGGTCGGGGTGGGGCTGGCCTTCTGCGCCGCCTGCGTGTTTGCCTGCGCCTTGTGGATTACCGACCACAAGTTGTCCCAGGTGCGCGGCTCGGTGCGCAGCCTGCTGACGATTTTCATCGTCTTCAGCAGCGTCAACCTCGCCGGCCTGACCGGCGCCCTGCCCGGCGGTTTCGACCTGCCGGCCAGCAGCACCGGCTGGCTGGCCCTGGCCACGCTGGTGGTGCTCTACGGCACCGGGTTCACCGTCCTGTTCATCTGCGTGCCGCGCCTGGACATGCCGCGCAACGCCCCAGTGATGAACATCGAACCGCTGGCCACGCTGCTGATTGGCTGGCTGGTGCTGGACCAGATGCTCAACCCGGGCCAGGTGCTGGGCGGCGCGATCGTGGTCACCGGTATCGTGCTGCTGACGTACCGCAAGGTTGAACGGGACAAGGCGCCCGTGGCCGGGGTGGCTGGGCGTAACTGA
- the ggt gene encoding gamma-glutamyltranspeptidase (periplasmic enzyme; post-translationally processed into two subunits which are required for wild-type enzyme activity; cleaves the gammaglutamyl linkages of compounds such as glutathione and transfer the gammaglutamyl group to other amino acids and peptides), with protein sequence MMFQSLARTLLATSLTLGCLAAQAASQAPVAAENGMVVTAQHLATHVGVDVLKNGGNAVDAAVAVGYALAVVYPAAGNLGGGGFMTLQLADGRKTFLDFREKAPLAATANMYLDKDGNVVPELSTRGHLAVGVPGTVSGMELALQKYGSKPRAELIAPAIRLAEEGFTLEQGDVDLLETATDVFKKDMRDSGAIFLHNGEPMQVGQKLVQKDLAKTLREISAKGADGFYKGWVADALVTSSQANKGIITQADLDKYKTRELAPVECDYRGYHIVSAPPPSSGGVVLCQIMNILDGYPMKELGFHSAQGMHYQIEAMRHAYVDRNSYLGDPDFVKNPIDHLLDKQYAAKLRAAIEPQKAGDSQKIKPGVAPHEGSNTTHYSIVDQWGNAVSVTYTLNDWFGAGVMASKTGVILNDEMDDFTAKVGVPNMYGLVQGEANAIAPGKAPLSSMSPTIVTKDGKTVMVVGTPGGSRIITATLLTILNVIDYGMNLQEAVDAPRFHQQWMPEETNLETFAASPDTQKLLESWGHKFAGPQDPNHIAAILVGAPSLGGKPVGKNRFYGANDPRRNTGLSLGY encoded by the coding sequence ATGATGTTCCAATCCCTTGCCAGGACCCTCCTGGCCACCTCGCTGACCCTTGGCTGCCTGGCCGCGCAGGCCGCGTCCCAGGCGCCGGTTGCCGCCGAAAACGGCATGGTGGTCACCGCCCAGCACCTGGCCACCCACGTGGGCGTCGATGTGCTCAAGAACGGCGGTAATGCCGTGGATGCAGCAGTGGCGGTGGGCTATGCCCTGGCGGTGGTCTACCCGGCGGCGGGCAACCTGGGGGGCGGCGGCTTCATGACCCTCCAACTGGCCGACGGCCGCAAGACCTTCCTGGACTTCCGCGAAAAAGCCCCTCTGGCGGCCACCGCCAACATGTACCTGGACAAGGACGGCAACGTCGTGCCCGAACTCAGCACCCGTGGCCACTTGGCGGTGGGTGTGCCCGGCACCGTGTCCGGCATGGAGCTGGCGTTGCAGAAATACGGCAGCAAGCCCCGGGCTGAACTGATCGCCCCGGCCATTCGCCTCGCCGAAGAAGGGTTCACCCTCGAGCAGGGCGATGTCGACCTGCTGGAAACCGCAACCGATGTGTTCAAGAAGGACATGCGCGACTCCGGGGCGATTTTCCTGCACAACGGCGAGCCCATGCAGGTTGGCCAGAAACTGGTGCAGAAGGACCTCGCCAAGACCCTGCGGGAAATCTCCGCCAAGGGCGCCGATGGCTTCTACAAGGGCTGGGTCGCCGATGCACTCGTTACCTCCAGCCAGGCCAACAAGGGCATCATCACCCAGGCCGACCTGGACAAGTACAAGACCCGTGAGCTGGCACCGGTGGAGTGCGACTACCGCGGCTACCACATTGTCTCGGCGCCACCGCCCAGTTCCGGTGGGGTGGTGTTGTGCCAGATCATGAACATCCTCGACGGCTATCCGATGAAGGAGCTGGGCTTTCATTCGGCCCAGGGCATGCATTACCAGATTGAAGCCATGCGCCACGCCTACGTGGACCGCAACAGCTACCTGGGTGACCCGGACTTCGTGAAGAACCCCATCGACCACCTGCTGGACAAGCAATACGCCGCCAAGTTGCGCGCCGCCATCGAGCCGCAAAAGGCTGGCGATTCGCAGAAGATCAAGCCGGGCGTGGCGCCCCATGAGGGCAGCAACACCACCCATTACTCCATCGTCGACCAGTGGGGCAACGCCGTTTCCGTCACCTACACCCTCAACGACTGGTTCGGTGCCGGGGTGATGGCGAGCAAGACCGGGGTCATCCTCAACGACGAGATGGACGACTTCACCGCCAAGGTCGGCGTGCCCAACATGTACGGCCTGGTGCAGGGCGAGGCCAATGCCATCGCACCGGGCAAGGCGCCGCTGTCGTCCATGAGCCCGACCATCGTCACCAAGGACGGCAAGACGGTGATGGTGGTGGGGACGCCGGGCGGCAGCCGCATCATCACGGCGACCTTGCTGACCATCCTCAACGTGATCGACTACGGCATGAACCTCCAGGAAGCCGTCGATGCGCCGCGTTTCCATCAGCAGTGGATGCCCGAGGAGACCAACCTGGAAACCTTCGCCGCCAGCCCCGATACGCAGAAGCTGTTGGAAAGCTGGGGCCACAAGTTCGCCGGCCCGCAAGACCCCAACCACATCGCGGCGATCCTGGTCGGTGCGCCGTCGCTGGGTGGCAAACCGGTGGGCAAGAACCGCTTCTATGGCGCCAACGACCCTCGCCGTAACACTGGGTTGTCGTTGGGTTACTGA
- a CDS encoding sulfurtransferase, producing the protein MKFAIALFSAAHAPSSRRALLFAQAALAGGHEIVRLFFYQDGVYNAGASIVTPQDEQDLPREWRTFVSDHQLDGVVCIAAALRRGVLNDEEAQRYQRSAASVEAPWALSGLGQLHDAIQDADRLICFGGA; encoded by the coding sequence ATGAAGTTCGCCATCGCGCTGTTTTCCGCCGCCCACGCGCCCTCCTCGCGCCGTGCCTTGCTGTTCGCCCAGGCTGCGCTGGCCGGTGGGCACGAAATCGTGCGGTTGTTTTTCTACCAGGACGGCGTCTATAACGCCGGCGCCAGCATCGTCACGCCCCAGGACGAACAGGACCTGCCACGCGAATGGCGCACGTTCGTCAGCGACCACCAGCTCGACGGCGTGGTGTGCATCGCCGCGGCGTTGCGCCGGGGTGTGTTGAACGATGAGGAAGCCCAGCGCTACCAGCGTTCGGCGGCCAGTGTCGAGGCGCCCTGGGCCCTGTCCGGCCTCGGCCAGTTGCACGATGCAATCCAGGACGCGGACCGCCTGATCTGTTTTGGAGGCGCTTGA
- a CDS encoding sulfur relay protein TusC — MPKSLLLISRQAPWSGPSAREALDIVLAGGAFDLPIGLLFLDDGVLQLLTAQDARAVQQKDLSANLQALPLFGVEQLFVCADSAAERGVAPDTLALDDVNVLDAAQIAALIDRYDQVITL, encoded by the coding sequence ATGCCCAAGTCATTACTGCTGATCAGCCGCCAGGCCCCATGGTCGGGCCCGAGCGCCCGCGAAGCGCTGGACATCGTCCTGGCCGGCGGCGCGTTCGACCTGCCCATCGGCCTGCTGTTTCTCGACGACGGCGTGCTCCAGTTACTCACGGCGCAAGACGCCAGGGCCGTCCAGCAGAAGGACCTGAGCGCGAACCTGCAGGCACTGCCGCTGTTCGGCGTCGAGCAACTGTTTGTCTGCGCCGACAGCGCCGCCGAGCGCGGCGTCGCCCCTGACACGCTGGCGCTGGACGACGTGAATGTACTGGACGCGGCACAGATCGCCGCGCTCATTGACCGCTACGACCAGGTGATCACCCTCTGA
- a CDS encoding DNA repair protein, producing MAATEQQHERALARFLDERPHLRHELDTLNPLLAQAKGETAEQYRAERLHEAFEAEAERQHLFAWELTLQLTAASPEDYQVQRLEVHKEVAEMAGMDWAEYCQLHGLEDKP from the coding sequence ATGGCGGCAACCGAACAACAACACGAACGGGCCCTGGCAAGGTTTCTCGACGAACGCCCGCACCTGCGCCATGAACTGGACACCCTCAACCCGCTGCTCGCCCAGGCCAAGGGCGAGACCGCCGAACAATATCGCGCCGAACGGCTGCATGAAGCCTTCGAAGCCGAGGCCGAGCGCCAGCACCTGTTCGCCTGGGAATTGACCCTGCAACTGACCGCCGCCTCGCCCGAGGACTACCAGGTCCAGCGCCTGGAGGTGCACAAGGAAGTGGCGGAAATGGCGGGGATGGACTGGGCGGAGTATTGCCAGCTGCATGGCCTTGAAGACAAGCCGTGA
- a CDS encoding lipoprotein produces the protein MRMLTVALAATLLAGCAGSAMNQARTQAPYKTLASDKPAQVVAQCVQFAWQDEAVFGVDAAAYLQPGEKGGLTVYTRSAESFVDVLAGANGTALNYYAQHDDFVAKRRLAALATCL, from the coding sequence ATGCGAATGTTGACGGTGGCCCTGGCCGCTACCTTGCTGGCCGGCTGTGCGGGTTCGGCGATGAACCAGGCCCGGACCCAGGCGCCCTACAAGACCCTGGCCTCGGACAAGCCTGCGCAGGTCGTGGCCCAGTGCGTGCAGTTTGCCTGGCAGGACGAAGCAGTGTTCGGCGTCGATGCCGCGGCGTACCTGCAACCCGGCGAGAAGGGTGGCCTGACGGTGTACACCCGCTCCGCCGAATCGTTCGTCGATGTCCTGGCCGGCGCCAACGGCACCGCGTTGAACTACTACGCCCAGCACGACGACTTCGTCGCCAAGCGTCGGTTGGCGGCGCTGGCGACCTGTTTGTAA
- a CDS encoding lipoprotein yields the protein MNHLSKIAACALLGLALAGCTGAPMKTQQYDSSQYTVVGHSEAKATGLLLFGVIPIQQNSRFVRAQTAAIKAKGGDAMINTQVQENWFWAWVLTGYTTSVSGDVVKLKNVQ from the coding sequence ATGAACCACCTCAGCAAGATCGCTGCCTGCGCACTGCTCGGCCTGGCCCTGGCGGGCTGCACCGGCGCCCCGATGAAAACCCAGCAATACGACAGCAGCCAATACACCGTAGTCGGCCACAGTGAAGCCAAGGCCACCGGCCTGCTGCTGTTCGGGGTGATCCCGATCCAGCAGAACAGCCGTTTCGTGCGCGCCCAGACCGCTGCGATCAAGGCTAAGGGCGGCGACGCCATGATCAACACCCAAGTCCAGGAAAACTGGTTCTGGGCGTGGGTCCTGACCGGCTACACCACCTCGGTGTCCGGTGATGTGGTCAAGCTGAAGAACGTTCAGTAA
- a CDS encoding isochorismatase, producing MSTALLIIDVQNGLCSGEEECFDIQRVIRTINDLSAKARAAGWPVILVQHEELEGSLTHGCDAWQLADGLLTDADDLRVRKTTPDAFYQTDLLSLLQARSIDRLVVCGLQTDYCVNATVRQAHALGYDLVLAADAHSTVDNGSMTAEQIIANHNNRLGRLSSAVSRIDVVPAEAVRF from the coding sequence ATGAGCACCGCATTGCTGATCATCGATGTCCAGAACGGACTGTGCAGTGGCGAAGAAGAATGTTTCGACATCCAGCGCGTCATCCGGACCATCAACGACCTCAGCGCCAAGGCCAGGGCGGCCGGCTGGCCGGTGATCCTGGTCCAGCATGAGGAGCTGGAAGGTTCGCTGACCCATGGCTGTGACGCCTGGCAACTGGCTGACGGCCTGCTGACTGACGCAGACGATCTGCGGGTGCGCAAGACCACGCCGGACGCCTTCTACCAGACCGACCTGCTGTCGCTGCTGCAAGCGCGGAGTATCGATCGGCTGGTGGTCTGCGGGCTGCAGACCGATTACTGCGTCAACGCCACTGTGCGCCAGGCCCATGCTCTCGGCTATGACCTGGTGCTGGCGGCCGACGCCCACTCTACGGTGGACAACGGCAGCATGACGGCAGAGCAGATCATCGCCAACCACAACAACCGCCTGGGGCGCCTGAGCAGCGCGGTGTCGCGGATCGATGTGGTGCCGGCGGAGGCCGTGCGGTTCTGA